The stretch of DNA AACAGGACCGTGAAACGCTGCAGCGCCTATGATAGTTGAGGGCCTCCCTCCGCGAAAGTCGGTCACCGCCAGACACCTATACCCAACAACCCCGACTCTCTACTCTGAGACGGGGTTGTTTTTTGTGATTATCCGCAGGAATGCCGCGGATCCTCCTATACGCGAATTTAAACGACCTGTCCCGCTGCCTGTCCTGATGCCCAAGCCCACTGGAAGTTGTAGCCGCCGAGCCAGCCGGTGACGTCGACCACTTCGCCGATGAAATACAGGCCGGGCACCAGCTTAGACTGCAAAGTGCTGGAGGATAGCCCGTCGGTATCGACGCCGCGCAGCGTGACTTCCGCGGTGCGGTAGCCTTCGGTGCCGCTGGGGGTGATGGGCCATGCGTTGAGCTGACTGCCGATCAGTCTAAGCTCCGCGCTGCGGTATTGCTGCATCGGCCGACTGTCGAACCACTGCTCGCAGAGGCGCTGCGCCAGCCGTTTCGGCAGCGCGTCGCCGAGCACGGCTTTAAGTGCGGCGAGTGGTCGTGCCGTGCGCTGTTCCAACAGCCATTCACCTACGTCCTGGTCCGGGAACAGGTCAATATGCAGGTGGTCTCCAGGTTGCCAGAAGGAGGAAATTTGCAGGATAGAGGGACCGCTGAGCCCACGATGGGTGAACAGGAGGCCTCCGCGGAAACTCCGCCTGGCCACACTGGTTTCCACTTCCGGTAAAGTGACGCCAGCCAGATCCTTATAATGCGCCTGATGGCTGCCACTCAGCGTCAGTGGCACTAATCCCGGGCGGGTGGGCAGCACGTCGTGACCAAACTGGCGGGCGATGTCGTAGCCAAAACCTGTGGCACCCATACTGGGAATGGAGAGGCCACCGGTGGCAACGACCAGTGCTTCGGTCTGCACCTCGCCGCGCGTGGTGCGCAGGTTGAAGCCCTGAGCTATTTTATGAATGCGGTCGATGTGGTAACCGGTTTCAATCGTCACGTCGGCCGCGGCGCACTCGTTCAGCAGCATCTGTACGATCTGCCTGGATGAGCCATCGCAGAACAACTGGCCGAGTTCCTTTTCGTGAAAGGCGATGCCGTGTTTCTCCACGAGTGCGATGAAGTCCGCGGGTGTATAGCGCGCCAGCGCAGACTTGGGAAAATGGGGGTTGCTGCAGAGGTATTGCGCTGGCGTTACCCCGAGGTTGGTGAAATTGCAGTGGCCGCCGCCAGACATCAGGATTTTCTTACCAACTTTGTTGGCATGGTCGACCACCAGCACGCGCCGCCCGCGCTGGCCAGCGGCGATCGCGCACATGAGCCCGGCGGCACCTGCGCCGATGATCAGCACATCTACCTTCACCGGTTTACCGCGGATTCAATGCGTGACATAGATCGTCGTTGATGCACATTATTTCTTATTTCCTTGATTATACGACTCGAACATTTGTCCCGGATCCTTGCGGCAGAAGGGCGCCGTTCAGAAAATTCGCCTTCTGCTCATTTTTTGTTTTGCCATGATGACGAATATTTATAGATTATCAAAGAAAATTGTTGGCTTTTGGGCCCCAATCCTGCCGACCCATATACCTGCTTCTTGACAATACCAACCGGTCGGTCTTATATAGAGGTCCATGCTGAAATGTTACGGAGACCGATATGGAAGTTATTGCTGCGGTAAGAAATCGTCGTGCCGTAAAATCCTTCGATCCACATCATAAAATGTCCGATGAAACACGAAAGGCGCTGTTGGAGGCAGCGGTGTTGGCACCTAGTGCATATAACATTCAGCATTGGCGGATCGTAGACGTGCGGGACCCTGCGCAGCGGGTGGCTATTCGTGAAGTGGCCTGGGGCCAAGCGCAGGTGACAGATGCTTCCGCGCTCTATGTGCTGTGTGCCGACCTCAACGCCTGGCAGGAAGAGCCCCAG from Acidithiobacillus sp. encodes:
- a CDS encoding NAD(P)/FAD-dependent oxidoreductase; translated protein: MKVDVLIIGAGAAGLMCAIAAGQRGRRVLVVDHANKVGKKILMSGGGHCNFTNLGVTPAQYLCSNPHFPKSALARYTPADFIALVEKHGIAFHEKELGQLFCDGSSRQIVQMLLNECAAADVTIETGYHIDRIHKIAQGFNLRTTRGEVQTEALVVATGGLSIPSMGATGFGYDIARQFGHDVLPTRPGLVPLTLSGSHQAHYKDLAGVTLPEVETSVARRSFRGGLLFTHRGLSGPSILQISSFWQPGDHLHIDLFPDQDVGEWLLEQRTARPLAALKAVLGDALPKRLAQRLCEQWFDSRPMQQYRSAELRLIGSQLNAWPITPSGTEGYRTAEVTLRGVDTDGLSSSTLQSKLVPGLYFIGEVVDVTGWLGGYNFQWAWASGQAAGQVV